Genomic segment of Iocasia fonsfrigidae:
TTCCCTCGGTAGGTTTAATATAACCAGCCATAGTTTTTAAAAGCGTACTCTTACCACAGCCAGAAGGACCTAAAACACATAAAAACTCCCCCCGTCTAATCTTCAAGTTTATGTCTTCTAAGGCCAGAATTGAATCGTCCCCTGTTCCATATGCCAGTTTTAAATTTTTAACATCTATTAGAATCTCCTGTTTTTCTTCATCTACCATATAGTTTATTCCTTTCTGAATTAAACTCAAAGTTAACTACTTATCATAAATCAAAATCAATATATTTACTGGACGACTCTAGAAATTGTCTGGAGGCATGGAACTTGGCCTCGATGGCCTGATACTGAACCGTCCTTGCGTAATAAAAAGAGGGTTCAGTGAGCCGAAGGAGAATTTCTCGATAGTAAGCGAAGGTAGGACACCGCAGCGCAACCTCAATTTTCTTGTACGGTCTACTTAAATGCGGAGTGCCTGCGGTACACGACCAGAGAAACAAATATATCTGTCGATCTCTAAAGTTGTATTATTCCAATTCTAAATACTTTTCAATATATAAAGGATTAACATATTCATTGAACTCTTCCTGTGTAGGTGAATAATCGATAAATTTTTGTTTCTTAAGAAAATCAGCAGTATTTTTCATCACGACTGCAAAAGCCCCAGGCTCTTCAGTGCTACCCAAAAACCCTTCACCAAGTAATTCTTCTGGAGTATACCAACTTGACCCCTGCATCTGTAACAAAGCCTCTTCTGCTGTAATCCCCAGTTCCTCAGCTACAATGGTGGCAGCTTTTTCCGGGTTCTGTCTATAAATATCTGCTGCTTCTGTTAAACAGGCAATAACTGCTGTCACTAGCTCTGGATATTTCCGGGCAAAATCTTTTTTAACCACCTCTACATTGGCTGTTATATATCCTTTCTCAATCATATCCTGGCTTGAAATCAAAACTCTCCCACTTTCCAGTAATTTTCCAAGTGAAGGCTGCCAGGTATAAGCTGCCTGAATATCCCCTCTTTCCCAGGCCGCAACAATCTCTGTTGTCTGCATGTCTAATAACTGTACTTCACCTTCAATTCCAGCATCTTTAAGGACATTTAATAAAATAAAATGACAGGTAGAAGCAAAAGGAACTGCAATTCTTTTTCCAGCCAGGTCTTCTATCTTATTAATACCTGAACCCTCTTTAACTGCCAGGGCTTCAATTTCTCCCAATACTTCATGAATCCAGACCATTTCTACATTAAGCTCTCTGGAGAGAGCAGTAATAGAATTGATATTTCCCATTGTCGCAAAATCAATACTCCCTGATGCTAAA
This window contains:
- a CDS encoding taurine ABC transporter substrate-binding protein, translated to MSLRKRILSIILLGAIAVSLIACGNGSGSQSSGNLPAEITFGILRVPNEETIAIAAGLFDKYFTEKGIECNFVVFDSGSEANKALASGSIDFATMGNINSITALSRELNVEMVWIHEVLGEIEALAVKEGSGINKIEDLAGKRIAVPFASTCHFILLNVLKDAGIEGEVQLLDMQTTEIVAAWERGDIQAAYTWQPSLGKLLESGRVLISSQDMIEKGYITANVEVVKKDFARKYPELVTAVIACLTEAADIYRQNPEKAATIVAEELGITAEEALLQMQGSSWYTPEELLGEGFLGSTEEPGAFAVVMKNTADFLKKQKFIDYSPTQEEFNEYVNPLYIEKYLELE